One Spinacia oleracea cultivar Varoflay chromosome 4, BTI_SOV_V1, whole genome shotgun sequence DNA segment encodes these proteins:
- the LOC110801510 gene encoding uncharacterized protein, producing the protein MFQDQARIEIFKTQRLILETKLKKGELVSAHVFKMIGFFENMRALDPDISNEMSIDIILNSHYSGYDQFKLNYNMNSMEKPLIEPHGMLKTVEKTFKKENKQDMRMLAQENHSAPDQSVIIFGCCWLHFSKLLSLRIFILFRPVTL; encoded by the exons atgtttcaggaccaggCGAGAATCGAAATATTCAaaactcagaggttgatccttgagacgaagctcaagaaaggagaactagTCAGTGCACATGTTTTTAAGATGATCGGATTTTTTGAGAATATGAGGGCTCTAGATCCTGATATCTCTAATGAGATGtccattgacatcattctcaATTCACATtatagtggatatgatcagttcaagttgaattacaacatgaatagTATGGAGAAACCTCTTATTGAGCCTcatggtatgctgaagaccgttgAAAAGACGTTCAAGAAAGAGAACAAGCAAGACATGcgtatg CTAGCGCAAGAAAATCATAGCGCTCCTGATCAGAGCGTTATAATATTCGGGTGTTGCTGGTTGCATTTTAGTAAACTTCTATCTCTTCGGATATTTATCTTATTCCGACCTGTTACACTATAA